The following are encoded in a window of Brevibacillus ruminantium genomic DNA:
- the aroC gene encoding chorismate synthase encodes MRYLTAGESHGPQLTAIIEGVPSNLPFSVDKINEQLARRQKGHGRGRRMQIEKDQVKVLSGVRHGYTTGAPITLVVENNDWTHWQGIMSAEPVEGAEEKRRVSRPRPGHADLNGAIKYHQRDMRNILERSSARETTIRVAVGAVARQLLEAFGIRIGGQVLQIGNVVAKRVDLPLDELITRTEESPVRCLDEEAAPLMMAAIDKAKEEGDSLGGIVEVIVDGVPIGLGSHVQWDRKLDGRLAQAVMSIQAFKGVEIGIGFEAAGKPGSQVHDEILWNEETGYSRKTNRAGGLEGGMSTGMPIVVRGVMKPIPTLYKPLMSVDIDTREAFSASIERSDSCAVPAASVVAEAVVAWEIASAMCEKFPSDSMDDMLENVSQYRAYTEKF; translated from the coding sequence ATGCGTTATTTAACAGCAGGGGAATCACATGGCCCTCAATTGACAGCGATCATCGAAGGGGTACCAAGCAACCTGCCGTTCTCTGTCGATAAAATTAACGAGCAGTTGGCAAGACGCCAAAAAGGTCATGGCCGCGGCAGGAGAATGCAAATCGAAAAAGATCAGGTGAAAGTTCTCTCCGGTGTCAGACACGGTTATACGACCGGCGCCCCGATCACATTGGTTGTGGAAAATAACGACTGGACACATTGGCAAGGGATCATGAGCGCAGAGCCGGTGGAGGGTGCTGAGGAAAAGCGCAGGGTATCCCGTCCGCGCCCAGGACATGCCGACTTGAACGGCGCTATCAAATATCATCAGCGTGATATGCGAAATATTCTGGAACGTTCGAGCGCGAGGGAAACGACGATTCGCGTGGCTGTTGGCGCAGTTGCTAGACAATTGCTGGAGGCTTTTGGCATCCGTATCGGCGGCCAGGTGCTGCAGATTGGCAATGTTGTGGCGAAACGCGTAGACTTGCCGCTCGATGAATTGATCACTCGCACAGAAGAATCGCCTGTACGCTGCCTGGATGAAGAAGCGGCTCCATTGATGATGGCCGCGATCGACAAGGCAAAGGAAGAGGGGGATTCGCTCGGCGGTATCGTTGAGGTGATCGTCGATGGTGTGCCAATCGGTCTCGGCAGCCATGTCCAGTGGGATCGCAAGCTGGATGGACGATTGGCTCAAGCAGTCATGAGCATTCAGGCTTTTAAAGGGGTCGAGATTGGTATCGGCTTTGAAGCAGCCGGCAAGCCGGGGTCCCAGGTTCATGACGAGATCTTGTGGAATGAAGAGACGGGTTACAGCCGGAAAACCAATCGCGCTGGCGGTTTGGAAGGTGGCATGTCGACCGGGATGCCGATCGTTGTTCGCGGTGTCATGAAACCGATCCCTACTCTATACAAGCCATTGATGAGTGTTGATATCGATACGCGCGAAGCGTTCTCTGCCAGCATTGAGAGATCAGATAGCTGTGCGGTACCTGCTGCAAGCGTTGTGGCCGAAGCAGTTGTCGCATGGGAAATTGCCTCTGCGATGTGCGAGAAGTTTCCTTCCGACTCGATGGACGATATGTTGGAAAACGTCAGCCAATATCGCGCTTATACGGAGAAATTTTAA
- the aroB gene encoding 3-dehydroquinate synthase, translating into MRREILRVELGERSYPIIIGEGLLQQAATLLQEGGIAGGTRLFIITDENVAPRYLSLLQDELISAGFPVHACVIPAGEQSKSIAMYETVMTQAIQAGLDRKSVILALGGGVVGDLAGFVAATYMRGISFVQLPTTLLAHDSSVGGKVAINHPLGKNLIGAFHQPRMVLYDTAAISTLPERERAAGFAEVLKHGLIADERFVSWLEEHAEKLWELDSELLSKAILRGCQVKANIVSADETEQGQRALLNLGHTFGHAFEALAEYAKLNHGEAISIGMCLAAKVAERLKVAEDGVYERTRNLLRQYHLPTEWPLSLEPLEVLEVMKRDKKAVSGKLALVLPRSIGVVELFAQVDEALIMTVMNEEAGASRNGSARN; encoded by the coding sequence ATGCGCCGGGAAATCCTGCGCGTTGAGCTTGGGGAGCGATCCTATCCGATTATCATCGGAGAAGGTCTTTTGCAGCAGGCGGCCACCCTGTTGCAAGAGGGTGGGATAGCTGGCGGAACCAGATTGTTCATCATTACGGATGAAAATGTTGCCCCGCGCTATCTTTCGCTGCTCCAGGATGAGTTGATCTCCGCCGGTTTTCCAGTCCATGCCTGCGTGATTCCAGCAGGTGAACAGTCAAAGAGTATCGCCATGTATGAAACAGTGATGACACAGGCGATACAGGCAGGGTTAGACCGCAAATCGGTGATTCTCGCGCTGGGCGGAGGTGTAGTCGGAGATTTGGCCGGGTTTGTGGCAGCTACCTATATGCGGGGGATCTCGTTCGTACAGCTGCCCACCACACTTTTGGCGCATGACAGCTCGGTAGGAGGCAAGGTAGCGATCAATCACCCTTTGGGCAAAAATTTGATTGGCGCCTTTCACCAACCGCGTATGGTGCTGTATGATACCGCGGCTATTTCCACACTGCCAGAGCGAGAGCGAGCAGCAGGCTTTGCCGAAGTGCTGAAGCACGGTCTTATAGCCGATGAGCGCTTTGTCTCCTGGCTGGAGGAGCATGCGGAGAAACTGTGGGAGCTCGATTCTGAATTGCTAAGCAAAGCCATCTTGCGCGGGTGTCAGGTAAAAGCGAACATCGTTTCGGCAGATGAAACGGAGCAAGGGCAGCGGGCGCTGCTGAATCTGGGCCATACCTTTGGGCATGCCTTCGAAGCGCTCGCCGAGTACGCCAAGCTCAATCACGGCGAAGCGATTTCTATCGGCATGTGTCTGGCAGCCAAGGTAGCAGAACGGCTAAAGGTAGCAGAGGATGGCGTGTATGAGCGTACCCGCAATCTTTTGCGCCAGTACCACCTGCCGACGGAGTGGCCGCTCTCGCTGGAACCGCTAGAGGTACTGGAAGTAATGAAGAGAGACAAGAAAGCGGTTAGCGGAAAGCTGGCGCTTGTTTTGCCGCGTTCAATCGGGGTTGTAGAATTGTTCGCACAAGTAGATGAAGCACTGATTATGACAGTCATGAATGAGGAAGCGGGGGCATCAAGAAATGGGAGTGCGAGGAATTAG
- a CDS encoding CheR family methyltransferase produces MDDKDFLQFIANVKRMTGIDLALYKEAQMKRRLTSLRIKRGYSSFTQYFEAISKDKELFYEFLDRMTINVSEFFRNPGRWEVLENKILPRLVRQSPRLKCWSAACSTGEEPYTLSLILMRHRWEASLLATDIDEGAIAKAKQGVYSDRALQDCPKDLLTKYFQKDSLSYRISDEVKNRVTFRKHNLLADTFESGFDLIICRNVMIYFTEEAKHELYQKFSRALRPGGVLFVGSTEQIFQPQQYQFETEDTFFYRKLG; encoded by the coding sequence ATGGATGATAAGGATTTTCTCCAATTCATCGCAAATGTAAAAAGAATGACCGGAATTGATCTTGCCCTCTATAAAGAAGCACAAATGAAACGTCGGCTTACTTCGCTTCGAATCAAGCGGGGATATTCTTCTTTTACCCAATATTTCGAAGCGATCTCCAAAGATAAGGAGCTCTTCTACGAATTTCTCGATAGAATGACCATCAACGTCTCGGAATTTTTCCGCAATCCGGGACGCTGGGAGGTTCTGGAGAATAAGATTCTGCCGAGATTGGTTAGACAGTCTCCACGCCTGAAATGCTGGAGTGCGGCCTGCTCGACAGGAGAAGAGCCCTATACGCTTTCCCTGATCCTGATGCGTCACCGCTGGGAGGCCTCTTTGCTGGCGACGGATATTGACGAAGGAGCCATTGCCAAAGCGAAGCAAGGTGTTTATTCGGATCGGGCTCTGCAGGACTGCCCAAAGGATCTGCTGACGAAATATTTTCAAAAGGACAGTTTGAGCTATCGGATTTCCGATGAAGTCAAAAATCGCGTAACCTTTCGCAAGCACAATCTGCTCGCAGACACATTTGAGAGCGGATTTGACCTGATCATCTGCCGCAACGTGATGATTTACTTCACAGAAGAAGCGAAGCATGAGCTGTACCAAAAGTTCAGCCGCGCCCTGCGACCAGGTGGAGTGCTGTTCGTGGGAAGCACGGAGCAGATTTTTCAACCGCAGCAGTACCAGTTTGAAACCGAAGACACATTCTTTTACCGAAAATTAGGGTAA